One genomic window of Comamonas serinivorans includes the following:
- a CDS encoding ATP-binding protein, with protein sequence MTAAPQKIFPIRREYNAWVADETLEDYALRYTPRSARRWSEWQVANTAFGGVSFLALEAIGAAIALSYGFATAAWAIGVMGLIIFLTALPISVSAARLGLDMDLLTRGAGFGYLGSTLTSLIYATFTFIFFAVEAAIMALAMQLALGWPLVACYIVASLLIIPLVLYGITFISRLQAWTQPVWIVLLLTPFLWLAVQQPHLLSDMTGLKGLVTDSADLDLLAFGAAATMVSALVVQVGEQVDYLRFMPERTPANRWRWWACVLIGGPGWIVMGAARMLGGAFLAYAAMQYGATVEQAMDPTHMYLSAFWQITRDHGLAVWVTLVFVVIAQVKINVTNAYAGSLAWSNVFSRLTRSHPGRVVWLVFNVMIATLIMTLGVFAALEKVLGIYSNVAVAWVGTLVADLVINKRLGFSPRGIEFRRAYLYDLNPVGLVAMGVSAVVAGVAYTGAFGAWPAAYAPFIALGLALLLTPLLAWLTRGRWYLARPQDGLPEALQTCIVCQNRFERPDTAQCPAYGGVICSLCCSLDSRCHDRCKPPEARAGVQLRRAIWAVLPARLSQGINVRVMAYLGTLAMLAVPAALAFWMVYAPQSQGLHGPALRWALLQAFALLLLLCAVYAWWVVLVSDSRRMAREETERQTQLLLKEVEAHRQTDRALQAAKEHAEAANQAKSRYVAGMAHELRTPLTSILGYAQLLYKRDDLAASAREHMATVLQSGEHMQSLIDELLDLARIEAGRLRLDPAPLRFPDFLQALARMVGPQAEAKGLRFSLQVRGRLPVWVRADAKRLRQILINLLGNAIRFTDEGEVALHVDCHSNVVRFDIVDTGIGIAPQDQERIFMPFERGSAGRRASSAGTGLGLSITRMLTVLMGGDIGLHSRPGQGSTFTVRLYLSEVQAPPEDLAPRSPDLRVVVGYAGPRRTLLVVDDQPIHRQLQAGLLIPLGFQVREAASGRECLEIVQEVLPDAVLLDLSMDDLSGWETARLLRARYSARELPIVIVSADLFENQPDRLQAADCQAFVAKPVRESELLDTLARLLDLTWDEQDYQPLAIVGGDKVPAGPSAPLAGVPALPPALRDTLLQLAGFGNALACRQALAQALAQDPALAPVLQPLDELARRFDLAGLQARLRAAADNDDVDELDGEPDDERDGERNGQTDAVEDPNA encoded by the coding sequence ATGACCGCTGCCCCTCAGAAGATTTTTCCCATCCGGCGTGAGTACAACGCCTGGGTGGCCGACGAGACGCTGGAAGACTATGCGCTGCGCTACACGCCGCGCAGCGCGCGCCGCTGGAGCGAGTGGCAGGTGGCCAACACCGCGTTCGGCGGCGTGTCCTTCCTGGCGCTGGAGGCCATCGGCGCCGCCATCGCGCTGAGCTACGGCTTTGCCACGGCGGCGTGGGCCATCGGGGTGATGGGTCTCATCATCTTCCTGACCGCGCTGCCCATCTCGGTCAGCGCCGCGCGCCTGGGCCTGGACATGGACCTGCTCACGCGGGGGGCGGGCTTCGGCTACCTGGGCTCGACGCTCACCTCGCTGATCTACGCCACCTTCACCTTCATCTTCTTCGCGGTGGAGGCGGCCATCATGGCGCTGGCCATGCAGCTGGCGCTGGGCTGGCCGCTGGTGGCCTGCTACATCGTGGCCTCGCTGCTCATCATCCCGCTGGTGCTGTACGGCATCACCTTCATCTCGCGCCTGCAGGCCTGGACGCAGCCGGTCTGGATCGTGCTGCTGCTCACGCCCTTCCTGTGGCTGGCCGTGCAGCAGCCGCACCTGCTGTCGGACATGACCGGCCTCAAGGGCCTGGTGACCGACAGTGCCGACCTCGACCTGCTGGCCTTTGGCGCCGCGGCGACCATGGTGTCGGCGCTGGTGGTGCAGGTGGGCGAGCAGGTCGACTACCTGCGCTTCATGCCCGAGCGCACCCCGGCCAACCGCTGGCGCTGGTGGGCCTGTGTGCTGATCGGCGGGCCGGGCTGGATCGTGATGGGCGCGGCGCGCATGCTGGGTGGCGCCTTTCTGGCCTACGCCGCCATGCAGTATGGCGCCACCGTCGAACAGGCCATGGACCCCACCCACATGTACCTGTCCGCGTTCTGGCAGATCACGCGGGACCATGGCCTGGCCGTGTGGGTGACGCTGGTGTTCGTGGTCATCGCCCAGGTGAAGATCAACGTGACCAACGCCTACGCCGGCTCGCTCGCCTGGTCCAACGTGTTCTCGCGCCTCACGCGCAGCCACCCGGGGCGCGTGGTGTGGCTGGTGTTCAACGTCATGATCGCCACCCTCATCATGACGCTGGGGGTGTTCGCGGCGCTGGAGAAGGTGCTGGGCATCTACAGCAACGTGGCCGTGGCCTGGGTGGGGACGCTGGTGGCCGACCTGGTCATCAACAAGCGCCTGGGGTTCAGCCCCCGGGGCATCGAGTTTCGCCGCGCCTACCTGTACGACCTCAACCCCGTGGGCCTGGTGGCCATGGGCGTGTCGGCGGTGGTGGCCGGTGTGGCCTACACTGGGGCCTTCGGGGCATGGCCCGCGGCCTATGCGCCCTTCATCGCGCTGGGGCTGGCGCTGCTGCTGACGCCGTTGCTGGCCTGGCTCACACGCGGCCGCTGGTACCTGGCCCGGCCACAAGACGGCCTGCCCGAGGCCCTGCAGACCTGCATCGTCTGCCAGAACCGGTTCGAGCGGCCCGACACCGCGCAGTGCCCGGCTTATGGCGGCGTCATCTGTTCGCTGTGCTGCTCGCTCGATTCGCGTTGCCACGACCGCTGCAAGCCGCCCGAGGCCCGGGCCGGCGTGCAGCTGCGGCGGGCGATCTGGGCCGTGCTGCCGGCGCGCCTGAGCCAGGGCATCAACGTGCGCGTGATGGCCTACCTGGGCACCTTGGCCATGCTGGCCGTGCCCGCGGCGCTGGCCTTCTGGATGGTGTATGCCCCGCAGAGCCAGGGCCTCCATGGGCCGGCCCTGCGCTGGGCCCTGCTGCAGGCCTTTGCCCTGCTGCTGCTGCTGTGCGCGGTGTATGCGTGGTGGGTGGTGCTGGTCAGCGACAGCCGGCGCATGGCCCGCGAGGAGACCGAGCGCCAGACGCAGCTGCTGCTCAAGGAGGTGGAGGCCCACCGCCAGACCGACCGCGCGCTGCAGGCGGCCAAGGAACACGCCGAGGCCGCCAACCAGGCCAAGTCGCGCTACGTGGCCGGCATGGCGCACGAGCTGCGCACGCCGCTCACCAGCATCCTGGGGTATGCGCAGCTGCTGTACAAGCGCGACGACCTGGCCGCCAGTGCGCGCGAGCACATGGCCACCGTGCTGCAAAGCGGCGAGCACATGCAGTCGCTGATCGACGAGCTGCTGGACCTGGCCCGCATCGAGGCCGGGCGGCTGCGGCTGGACCCGGCGCCGCTGCGGTTCCCCGACTTCCTGCAGGCGCTGGCGCGCATGGTCGGGCCCCAGGCCGAGGCCAAGGGCCTGCGCTTTTCGCTGCAGGTGCGCGGGCGGCTGCCGGTGTGGGTGCGGGCCGACGCCAAGCGCCTGCGACAGATCCTCATCAACCTGCTCGGCAACGCCATCCGCTTCACGGACGAGGGCGAGGTCGCGCTGCACGTCGATTGCCACAGCAACGTGGTGCGCTTCGACATCGTGGACACGGGCATCGGCATCGCGCCCCAGGACCAGGAGCGCATCTTCATGCCCTTCGAGCGCGGCAGCGCCGGGCGCCGGGCCTCCAGCGCCGGCACCGGCCTGGGTCTGTCCATCACGCGCATGCTCACCGTGCTCATGGGGGGCGACATCGGCCTGCACAGCCGCCCGGGGCAGGGCAGCACCTTCACGGTGCGCCTGTACCTGAGCGAGGTGCAGGCGCCGCCCGAGGACCTGGCGCCACGCTCGCCCGACCTGCGCGTGGTGGTGGGCTATGCCGGGCCGCGGCGCACGCTGCTGGTGGTCGACGACCAGCCCATCCACCGCCAGCTGCAGGCCGGTTTGCTGATCCCACTCGGGTTTCAGGTGCGCGAGGCCGCCAGCGGACGCGAATGCCTGGAAATCGTCCAGGAGGTGCTGCCCGATGCCGTGCTGCTCGACCTGTCCATGGACGACCTGAGCGGCTGGGAAACCGCGCGCCTGTTGCGGGCCCGCTACAGCGCCCGCGAGCTGCCCATCGTCATCGTGTCGGCCGACCTGTTCGAAAACCAGCCCGACCGCCTGCAGGCGGCCGATTGCCAGGCCTTCGTTGCCAAGCCGGTGCGCGAATCCGAACTGCTGGACACGCTGGCGCGGCTGCTGGACCTGACGTGGGACGAGCAGGACTACCAGCCGCTCGCCATCGTGGGCGGCGACAAGGTGCCGGCCGGTCCGTCTGCCCCGCTGGCGGGTGTGCCGGCCCTGCCGCCCGCGCTGCGCGACACGCTGCTGCAGCTCGCCGGCTTCGGCAATGCCCTGGCCTGTCGCCAGGCGCTGGCCCAGGCACTGGCGCAAGACCCCGCGCTGGCGCCCGTGCTGCAGCCGCTGGACGAGCTGGCCCGCCGGTTCGACCTGGCCGGCCTGCAGGCGCGCCTGCGCGCGGCGGCCGACAACGACGACGTTGACGAGCTTGACGGCGAGCCGGATGACGAGCGCGACGGCGAGCGCAATGGACAGACCGATGCCGTGGAGGACCCCAACGCATGA
- a CDS encoding response regulator: MIPAPAPGVVLVVDDAIDTLGLLCEALAQAHYTVLVARDAEEALARFEMAVPDAVLLDCVMPGDDGFTLCRRIKANPGWAHVPVIFMTGLSETEQIVQGIEAGGVDYVVKPIRIPEVLARLARHLHNASVGRLARAAIDVAGMGMVLLDRQGRIAWRSPQATAWLAQAFEADAAPPAESRGAAGWLQGALVTGRVSMTLPGATEASVSALHAQYLGQVGLGEAMLVLTVTAESATVQRLRDAALTPRETEVLGWLAKGKTNRDIADILGLSPRTVNKHLEHVFEKLGVETRAAAAAIAAALAG; this comes from the coding sequence ATGATCCCCGCTCCCGCCCCGGGCGTCGTCCTTGTGGTGGACGACGCCATCGACACCCTGGGCCTGTTGTGCGAAGCCCTGGCCCAGGCGCACTACACCGTGCTGGTGGCGCGCGACGCCGAGGAGGCGCTGGCCCGCTTCGAGATGGCCGTGCCCGACGCCGTGCTGCTGGACTGCGTCATGCCCGGCGACGATGGCTTCACCCTGTGCCGCCGCATCAAGGCCAACCCCGGCTGGGCGCACGTGCCCGTCATTTTCATGACCGGCCTCTCGGAAACCGAGCAAATCGTGCAGGGCATCGAGGCCGGCGGGGTCGACTACGTGGTCAAGCCCATCCGCATCCCCGAGGTGCTGGCGCGGCTGGCGCGCCACCTGCACAACGCCAGCGTGGGCCGGCTGGCGCGGGCGGCCATCGACGTGGCCGGCATGGGCATGGTGCTGCTCGATCGCCAGGGCCGCATCGCCTGGCGTTCGCCCCAGGCCACGGCCTGGCTGGCGCAGGCCTTCGAGGCCGATGCCGCGCCGCCCGCCGAATCGCGCGGCGCCGCCGGCTGGCTGCAGGGCGCGCTGGTCACGGGGCGGGTGAGCATGACCCTGCCGGGCGCCACCGAGGCGTCGGTGAGCGCGCTGCATGCCCAGTACCTGGGGCAGGTGGGCCTGGGCGAGGCCATGCTGGTGCTGACCGTGACGGCGGAATCGGCCACGGTGCAGCGCCTGCGCGACGCCGCGCTCACGCCGCGTGAAACCGAGGTGCTGGGCTGGCTGGCCAAGGGCAAGACCAACCGCGACATCGCCGACATCCTGGGCCTGAGCCCACGCACGGTGAACAAGCACCTGGAGCACGTGTTCGAGAAGCTGGGCGTGGAAACGCGCGCGGCAGCGGCCGCGATCGCGGCGGCGCTGGCCGGGTGA